A single window of Chitinophaga sp. XS-30 DNA harbors:
- a CDS encoding DNA mismatch repair protein: MNFSIDKQTLDELNLMGKFRQGSVYHMFNQVKTSGGEQLLDQMFRNPLQDAAAINDRSKVFRFFRDTGHAFPFDVQHVSQMREYLDEKTDKSGILVLADTVIKKCLSALTHDERYKRKIQGLQATILTLAQCHSFLETLAPEEPYRSRTNIIKTILADKRIEKLRNMDIYAALPVRLLAHYDHLLKSRLRKELEAVLAFIYEVDVYIAVGSVAQNKGLGYAVAHPPEDNFLSATGLFHPCVPDAVGNDIRMHKDTNVLFLTGANMAGKSTLMKSLGIGLYLAHMGFPVAAQSFGFSVREGLYSSINVADNIGLGYSHFYAEVVRVKQAALAAAAGKRLLLMFDELFKGTNVKDAYDGTLSVTEGFADYRKCLFVVSTHIIEVGEALKKNDNIRFAYMPTIMDGTHPRYTYQMKEGITEDRQGMMIIRQEGILELLNNSQA; encoded by the coding sequence ATGAATTTCAGTATAGATAAGCAAACGCTTGATGAGTTGAACCTGATGGGCAAATTTCGGCAGGGTTCGGTCTATCATATGTTTAACCAGGTAAAAACGAGCGGGGGCGAACAATTGCTTGACCAGATGTTCCGCAATCCCTTGCAGGATGCTGCCGCTATCAATGACCGCAGCAAGGTGTTCCGGTTTTTCCGGGACACGGGGCATGCATTTCCCTTTGATGTACAGCACGTCAGCCAGATGCGGGAATACCTTGATGAAAAAACGGATAAAAGCGGAATACTGGTACTGGCGGATACGGTTATAAAAAAGTGTTTGTCGGCACTGACGCACGATGAGCGCTATAAAAGAAAGATACAGGGCCTGCAGGCAACTATCCTCACGCTTGCCCAATGTCATTCGTTCCTGGAAACGCTGGCGCCTGAGGAGCCTTACCGTTCCCGGACCAATATCATCAAAACAATACTGGCCGACAAGCGCATAGAAAAGCTGAGAAATATGGATATCTATGCCGCGCTGCCGGTACGCCTGCTTGCCCATTACGATCATCTTTTAAAAAGCAGGCTGCGCAAGGAGCTGGAGGCTGTTTTGGCGTTTATATATGAGGTGGATGTATATATCGCGGTAGGCAGCGTGGCGCAAAACAAGGGGCTGGGCTATGCCGTTGCGCATCCCCCGGAGGATAATTTCCTTTCGGCCACCGGGTTGTTCCATCCCTGCGTGCCCGATGCTGTCGGCAATGATATTCGCATGCATAAAGATACCAATGTGCTGTTTCTTACGGGCGCCAATATGGCCGGCAAGTCAACACTGATGAAGTCATTAGGCATTGGCTTGTACCTGGCGCACATGGGCTTCCCGGTAGCGGCTCAGAGCTTCGGCTTTTCGGTGAGGGAAGGTCTTTATTCTTCCATTAACGTGGCGGATAACATTGGTTTGGGGTACAGTCATTTTTATGCGGAAGTGGTGCGGGTAAAGCAGGCCGCGTTGGCAGCGGCTGCCGGAAAAAGGTTGCTGCTGATGTTCGATGAGTTATTCAAAGGCACCAATGTAAAAGATGCTTATGACGGTACTTTGTCGGTAACCGAAGGCTTTGCAGATTACAGAAAATGCCTGTTTGTGGTCTCCACGCATATCATCGAAGTGGGGGAGGCGCTGAAGAAAAATGATAATATCCGTTTTGCCTATATGCCTACGATCATGGATGGGACTCACCCCCGGTACACTTATCAAATGAAGGAAGGCATAACGGAAGACCGGCAGGGGATGATGATCATCCGGCAGGAAGGCATACTTGAGCTTTTAAATAATTCGCAGGCATGA
- a CDS encoding DNA mismatch repair protein: protein MTARLLETDEQTLDDLGIFGRQEAEGIFGIYNHTHSRGGERLLREWFKAPLADKDAINNRLNTIAQFALRKTGFPVNGSVLDSIEKYLSRAPDDDSDGMSKNTLSEKETLDGVVATIELLQGMQAFADAADATDLPAYSTERNELAGLLADTALAPALKEKLKGRLSYSAVTAYDQLFRKRVHKQLEQLLHYVYTLDVYLSVGQLSARNGYVYPRVLGPGTATLVIKGVVHPALKNAVGNDIAMRSGHNLIFLTGANMAGKSTLLRSISVAVYLAHMGFPLPAKEMAFSVMDGMYTTVNLPDNLGIGASHFYMEVLRAKKVAVELSKKKSLFVIFDELFRGTNVKDAHEATVAITSAFAKNQHSLFIISSHIVEAGEELKKEPAISFQYMPTEMNGNVPEYPYMLRQGITDDRHGMVIIRNEGILDILREGKKVR from the coding sequence ATGACCGCCAGATTATTGGAGACAGACGAACAGACGCTGGACGACCTGGGCATTTTCGGAAGGCAGGAGGCCGAAGGCATCTTCGGTATTTATAACCACACCCATTCCCGCGGTGGCGAAAGATTGCTGCGGGAGTGGTTTAAAGCGCCCCTGGCCGACAAGGACGCCATCAATAACCGCCTGAACACGATAGCACAATTCGCGTTGAGAAAAACCGGCTTTCCGGTAAACGGCAGTGTGCTGGACAGCATAGAGAAATACCTGAGCCGTGCACCCGATGATGATAGTGATGGCATGTCCAAAAATACGCTGAGCGAAAAAGAAACCCTTGATGGTGTTGTAGCTACCATCGAGTTGCTGCAGGGCATGCAGGCGTTCGCAGATGCCGCGGATGCAACCGATCTGCCGGCCTATAGCACAGAAAGGAATGAACTGGCCGGCCTTTTAGCGGATACTGCCTTGGCCCCGGCGTTAAAGGAAAAACTGAAAGGCAGGCTCTCCTATTCGGCTGTAACCGCATACGATCAACTGTTCAGGAAAAGGGTGCATAAACAGCTGGAGCAATTGCTGCACTATGTGTATACGCTGGATGTGTACTTGTCTGTCGGCCAGTTGTCTGCAAGGAACGGCTACGTTTATCCCCGGGTTTTAGGACCCGGAACAGCAACGCTGGTGATAAAAGGCGTTGTTCACCCCGCGCTGAAAAATGCCGTGGGGAACGACATAGCGATGCGCTCCGGCCATAACCTTATTTTTTTAACCGGCGCCAACATGGCGGGAAAATCCACCCTGCTGCGTTCCATCAGTGTAGCCGTGTACCTGGCCCATATGGGTTTTCCCCTTCCCGCAAAGGAGATGGCGTTTTCGGTCATGGATGGCATGTACACTACCGTGAACCTGCCGGATAACCTGGGTATCGGCGCCAGTCATTTTTACATGGAAGTGCTCCGCGCAAAAAAAGTAGCCGTGGAGCTCAGCAAAAAGAAGTCCCTTTTCGTCATTTTTGATGAGCTTTTCAGGGGTACGAATGTAAAAGACGCCCATGAAGCAACCGTAGCCATTACCAGTGCTTTCGCAAAGAATCAGCACAGTCTTTTTATCATATCCTCCCATATTGTTGAAGCTGGTGAGGAATTAAAGAAAGAACCTGCCATCAGTTTTCAGTATATGCCTACGGAGATGAACGGCAACGTCCCCGAATATCCCTATATGCTGCGGCAGGGTATTACCGATGACCGCCATGGCATGGTGATCATCCGGAATGAGGGGATATTGGACATACTGCGGGAAGGGAAGAAGGTGCGGTAA
- a CDS encoding Gldg family protein: MIFKIAKAELRNLFYSPVAWFLLIIFFIQCAVFFTNPLYNAANGQDILLENTPWFIDYGPAKSFTGTLFAGNGLFRNIANNLYLFVPLLTMGLFSRELNNGSIKLLYSSPVTTSQIVFGKYLAVAIFNCLLIAIVGMFMLTGVFVIKSPEWGILLSAILGFYLLVSAYAAIGLFMSTLSSYQLVSAISTFLIVFVLTRIGSLWQQYDFVRDLTWFLSLQDRTDRMTLGLLPTKHVIYFIVIICMFLGFTLIKLNSTRKHKPWFVRAMQYTTVLVIALAIGYISSRPRFTGYLDATSGDFHTVGPRTQEILKSMDKGPLEVTLYTNVFGTNAGHGLPRARNVYLGTLWEKYQRFKPDMNFRYVNYYDHDSAIMGNSLFAMFPGKTLEQIAEKAAQAYQLDPDDFVSPGEVRKEVDLRPENLKLVMQLKYNGRTEFLRTFRTPDIWPKEINVNAALKRLMQDTIPRVVFAAGNWERSPFKTGQREYSLLFTGKEENYSLINIGFDVDTIVLDSAAIPENTTTLVLADPKSQLSEKAVVSIKEYIDKGGNMMILGEPGKQHILNPVLQQLGVQLLPGTIVQPTYNEMPHIFYPAYADSALDIAEEKAFLHRKWVLERKKLRPTTPDEPLRMSISGATGIVIAGNGPFKAETLLKAADTAAAWVKMGPVVTDSAAPVFSPRAGDIKGNFPVATMLSRNINGREQRIIVSSDADWASNLYKGSTPYGQAFFSWLDNNKFPIYDPFKAYQDNLLLITRKGAATLKVLYIWVFPALLLIGAAILLIRRKRK; this comes from the coding sequence ATGATCTTTAAAATTGCCAAAGCGGAGCTCCGTAATCTTTTCTACTCTCCCGTAGCGTGGTTCCTGTTGATCATATTTTTTATACAATGCGCCGTTTTTTTTACCAACCCTTTGTACAATGCTGCTAATGGTCAGGACATACTATTGGAAAATACGCCATGGTTTATTGACTACGGTCCGGCCAAGTCATTTACAGGCACCTTGTTTGCTGGAAATGGGTTATTCAGGAATATAGCGAACAATCTCTATCTTTTTGTGCCGCTGCTGACCATGGGGCTGTTCAGCCGGGAATTAAACAACGGCAGCATTAAACTTCTGTATTCTTCCCCGGTTACCACCAGCCAGATCGTTTTTGGCAAATACCTGGCCGTTGCGATCTTCAACTGCTTGTTAATTGCTATTGTCGGTATGTTTATGCTGACAGGTGTTTTTGTGATCAAGTCGCCTGAATGGGGCATACTGCTGTCGGCCATACTGGGTTTCTACCTGCTTGTTTCCGCCTATGCAGCGATCGGGCTTTTTATGAGCACGCTCAGCAGCTACCAGCTGGTATCCGCCATCAGCACATTTTTAATTGTTTTTGTGCTGACCCGGATCGGTTCGCTCTGGCAGCAGTATGATTTCGTCCGCGATCTTACCTGGTTTCTTTCCCTGCAGGACCGGACGGACAGGATGACACTTGGCCTGTTGCCGACAAAGCACGTGATCTATTTCATTGTGATCATTTGCATGTTTCTTGGTTTTACCCTCATCAAACTGAACAGTACCCGCAAACACAAACCCTGGTTTGTCCGGGCCATGCAATATACCACCGTATTGGTCATAGCGCTTGCTATCGGCTATATCAGCTCCAGGCCAAGATTCACGGGCTACCTGGATGCCACTTCCGGAGATTTCCATACGGTAGGGCCACGCACGCAGGAGATACTGAAAAGTATGGACAAAGGCCCGCTCGAAGTAACGCTTTATACCAATGTATTCGGCACCAATGCCGGGCATGGATTACCCAGGGCGCGCAATGTCTACCTGGGCACCCTTTGGGAAAAATACCAACGCTTCAAGCCTGATATGAATTTCAGGTATGTCAACTATTATGATCATGACAGCGCGATAATGGGGAATAGTTTGTTTGCCATGTTCCCCGGTAAAACGCTTGAGCAGATCGCGGAAAAGGCAGCGCAGGCATATCAGCTCGATCCGGATGATTTCGTATCGCCAGGGGAAGTCAGGAAGGAAGTTGATCTGCGGCCGGAGAACCTGAAGCTGGTGATGCAATTGAAATATAATGGCAGAACGGAATTTTTGCGGACGTTCAGGACGCCGGATATCTGGCCCAAAGAGATCAACGTCAATGCCGCACTAAAGCGGCTGATGCAGGATACGATCCCCAGGGTAGTATTTGCTGCGGGAAATTGGGAACGTTCACCGTTCAAAACCGGGCAACGGGAGTATTCGTTGCTTTTTACCGGGAAAGAAGAGAACTATTCGCTTATCAATATCGGGTTTGACGTAGATACCATTGTTCTGGACAGCGCCGCCATCCCGGAAAACACCACTACGCTGGTGCTTGCCGACCCCAAGAGCCAGTTAAGCGAAAAAGCGGTTGTCAGTATAAAGGAATATATTGATAAAGGCGGCAACATGATGATCCTGGGTGAACCGGGTAAACAGCACATACTCAACCCCGTTTTGCAACAGCTTGGTGTACAACTGCTGCCCGGGACCATTGTGCAGCCCACATATAATGAAATGCCGCACATTTTTTACCCGGCATACGCTGACTCTGCCCTGGATATTGCGGAGGAAAAAGCGTTTCTGCACAGGAAGTGGGTCCTGGAAAGAAAGAAACTAAGGCCCACCACGCCGGATGAGCCGCTACGAATGTCCATATCAGGAGCAACCGGGATTGTCATTGCCGGGAACGGGCCATTTAAAGCGGAAACGCTGCTCAAAGCGGCCGATACCGCTGCGGCCTGGGTAAAAATGGGGCCGGTGGTCACGGATTCCGCGGCGCCGGTATTCAGCCCCCGCGCCGGTGATATCAAAGGCAACTTCCCGGTAGCCACTATGCTCTCCCGTAATATAAATGGCAGGGAGCAACGGATCATTGTATCCAGCGATGCGGATTGGGCCAGCAACCTGTATAAGGGTTCTACGCCATATGGACAGGCTTTCTTCAGCTGGCTGGACAATAATAAATTTCCGATCTACGATCCCTTCAAAGCATACCAGGATAACCTGTTGCTCATCACACGAAAAGGAGCTGCCACATTAAAAGTGCTGTACATATGGGTATTCCCGGCATTGCTATTGATCGGCGCAGCTATTTTACTGATCCGCCGCAAGAGAAAATAA
- a CDS encoding ABC transporter ATP-binding protein: MASILKTAHLSHRYGSSWAIRDINIEIERSGIIGLLGSNGAGKSTTMNIICGVLNQTEGQVWLNGIDLEKDPVEARKHIGFLPQTPPLYPDFTIDEYLSYSAQLRLISKDKIKKAVEEVKERCGIAALSSRLIRNLSGGYKQRVGIAQALIHKPSLLVLDEPTNGLDPNQLIEARKLIKEISKDHAVLLSSHILSEIQLLCNSITMIESGRIVFADTMDAFDNYLQPQSILMRMENPPNKSQLLGITGVKNVEFLTDKQVRVYVEGDANEIAEELSKTSALSGWRLREISFDKGLLDDTFKQLSKK, from the coding sequence ATGGCATCTATTTTAAAAACAGCGCACCTTTCTCACCGGTATGGCTCTTCCTGGGCTATCCGCGATATCAATATCGAAATTGAACGGTCCGGAATTATCGGTTTGCTGGGTTCCAACGGGGCCGGTAAATCTACTACCATGAATATTATTTGTGGTGTGCTGAACCAGACAGAGGGGCAGGTATGGCTCAATGGCATTGACTTGGAAAAAGACCCCGTTGAAGCCAGAAAACATATCGGCTTCCTGCCGCAGACCCCGCCTTTGTATCCTGACTTCACGATCGACGAATATCTTTCCTATTCCGCACAGTTGCGGCTGATCAGCAAAGACAAAATTAAAAAGGCGGTGGAAGAAGTGAAGGAACGCTGCGGGATTGCCGCTTTAAGCTCCCGGCTGATCCGTAACCTGTCAGGCGGGTACAAGCAACGTGTAGGCATTGCCCAGGCGCTGATCCATAAACCCAGCCTCCTGGTGCTGGATGAGCCCACCAACGGCCTCGATCCCAATCAGCTGATAGAAGCCCGGAAACTGATCAAGGAAATTTCCAAAGATCACGCCGTGCTGCTTTCTTCCCATATACTGTCTGAAATTCAGCTGCTTTGCAACAGCATTACGATGATTGAAAGCGGGAGGATCGTATTTGCGGACACGATGGACGCTTTTGATAACTATCTGCAACCGCAAAGCATATTGATGAGAATGGAAAATCCGCCCAATAAATCGCAGTTGCTGGGCATCACCGGGGTGAAAAACGTTGAATTTCTGACGGACAAGCAGGTACGCGTGTACGTGGAAGGCGATGCCAACGAAATTGCAGAGGAACTAAGCAAAACAAGCGCACTGAGCGGCTGGCGGCTCAGGGAGATCAGCTTTGACAAAGGGCTTCTCGATGATACATTTAAACAACTTTCAAAAAAATAA
- a CDS encoding DUF4397 domain-containing protein, which produces MRKLLCSFIVLTGIIGFVSCTREQVKPDGTASLTIVNGLIDTGYQSLMLTSNELTGLPQAAVPPILSKAVSGGGYEFGFLSGKRTVYLYAVRNDKLVSGLPLINLDVEFPGGYIGSLFIAGTLNKPDTLLVKDQPIYFPPADSSMGLRFVNLAQGSLPVSVNIKGQANGTEVNNLPFKGITAFKGYAANAATGSYVFEFRNSGTGDLLTSFTISNVNNPGTASPNLWRYRNFTLVLCGAPDSPLTPLAAFIVKNH; this is translated from the coding sequence ATGAGAAAATTGCTTTGTTCTTTTATAGTACTGACCGGTATCATAGGGTTTGTTTCCTGCACAAGGGAGCAGGTCAAGCCGGATGGCACCGCCTCCCTCACGATTGTTAACGGGCTCATAGATACCGGCTACCAGTCGCTCATGCTAACGTCCAACGAATTGACCGGACTGCCACAAGCAGCTGTCCCGCCTATTCTCTCCAAGGCAGTATCCGGTGGGGGATACGAATTCGGGTTTTTGTCCGGCAAAAGAACTGTTTACCTCTACGCCGTCCGGAATGACAAATTGGTAAGCGGTCTGCCATTGATAAACCTGGACGTTGAATTTCCCGGCGGATATATCGGCAGCCTGTTTATTGCAGGTACATTAAATAAACCGGATACGCTGCTGGTCAAAGATCAACCGATTTATTTCCCTCCTGCGGATAGCAGTATGGGCCTGCGCTTCGTAAATCTCGCGCAGGGCAGCCTTCCCGTGAGTGTGAATATAAAAGGGCAGGCCAATGGTACAGAAGTCAATAACCTGCCTTTTAAAGGCATCACAGCATTTAAAGGATATGCGGCCAACGCTGCTACCGGCAGCTATGTATTTGAATTCAGGAACAGCGGGACCGGCGATTTACTCACCAGCTTTACCATCAGCAATGTCAACAATCCCGGTACGGCATCCCCTAATCTATGGCGCTACCGGAATTTCACCCTGGTGTTGTGCGGTGCGCCGGATTCGCCCCTGACGCCGCTTGCCGCGTTCATCGTAAAAAACCATTAA
- a CDS encoding RagB/SusD family nutrient uptake outer membrane protein, whose amino-acid sequence MRYACIYLSLVKAKLKKDTGNATTGLVLLLVLAGCLFSTASCKKLVDISDPVDRITSGTAFSSDELAGMAMNGVYTTMMTSGFVKRPITLYASLSSDELLKVNAIAFDPEALMAANRLTLEGVAPDAGFITDATWNAGYAVIYAANAVIEGIAASTSGDLHEPVRKALTAEAKCIRALCYFYLVNFYGDLPLVSTTEYSDAALIERSSKQQVYEFIIADLKEAETALPEDYAAAGGERIRVNKWAAAALLAKAYLFNGNYPEAVAAAGRVIDNSGLYGLERNLDSVFLKNSREAIFQFKQNTNDVGLGNATDDGLALLPFNLVNPAIGYCLSNELLRAFDPSDKRRDRWVDSIVVAAGSGPTARTDTFFYAAKYKTGQYNRVRNAVPTEYYMLLRLAEMYLVRADANARANAGQPAAAVADLNTIRARAGLPALPSSLSGEALLAAVAHEWQTEFFCEKGQRWFNLKRTGEARNVLSAIPAKQPWAGDEQLLYPIPPKDINFNHRLKQNPGY is encoded by the coding sequence ATGAGATACGCTTGTATATATCTGTCATTGGTGAAGGCCAAACTGAAAAAAGACACAGGAAATGCAACAACCGGTCTTGTTCTGCTGCTGGTTCTGGCCGGCTGCCTGTTCAGCACGGCATCCTGTAAAAAGCTGGTGGATATTTCAGACCCTGTCGATAGAATAACTTCCGGGACCGCCTTCAGTTCCGATGAGCTGGCCGGAATGGCCATGAATGGTGTTTACACTACTATGATGACCAGCGGCTTCGTGAAACGCCCCATTACCCTGTATGCATCGCTTTCATCGGATGAGCTTTTAAAGGTGAACGCCATTGCATTTGACCCCGAAGCCCTCATGGCAGCTAACCGCTTGACCCTGGAAGGCGTTGCGCCGGATGCCGGTTTTATTACAGACGCTACGTGGAATGCGGGGTATGCGGTGATCTATGCCGCCAATGCGGTGATCGAAGGCATTGCCGCATCCACCTCCGGCGATCTGCACGAGCCCGTTCGTAAAGCACTCACAGCCGAAGCCAAATGTATTCGCGCCCTCTGCTATTTTTATCTCGTTAATTTTTATGGTGACCTTCCACTTGTGTCAACCACCGAATATAGTGACGCAGCGCTGATCGAACGAAGCAGCAAGCAGCAGGTTTACGAGTTCATCATCGCGGACCTGAAGGAGGCGGAGACGGCGTTGCCGGAAGACTATGCCGCGGCCGGAGGGGAAAGGATCAGGGTCAACAAATGGGCCGCGGCGGCGCTGCTGGCTAAAGCATACTTGTTTAACGGCAATTACCCGGAAGCTGTTGCGGCTGCCGGCAGAGTGATCGACAATTCCGGTTTGTATGGCCTGGAGCGGAACCTGGATAGTGTTTTCCTGAAAAACAGCAGGGAGGCCATCTTTCAGTTTAAGCAAAATACAAATGATGTCGGGTTGGGGAACGCAACAGACGATGGGCTTGCCTTGCTTCCCTTCAATCTTGTCAACCCGGCTATCGGATATTGCCTGTCAAACGAGCTGTTGCGTGCATTCGACCCGTCCGACAAACGGCGGGACCGCTGGGTAGACAGTATCGTTGTTGCTGCCGGTTCCGGTCCCACCGCCAGAACGGACACGTTCTTCTATGCTGCGAAGTATAAAACGGGGCAATATAACAGGGTGCGGAACGCTGTGCCCACGGAATACTATATGTTGCTCCGGCTCGCTGAAATGTACCTGGTAAGGGCCGATGCCAATGCAAGGGCCAATGCCGGACAACCGGCTGCTGCTGTGGCGGACTTGAATACTATAAGGGCCAGGGCCGGTCTGCCGGCATTGCCCTCTTCCTTGTCAGGAGAAGCGCTGCTGGCGGCCGTGGCACACGAATGGCAAACCGAATTCTTTTGTGAAAAGGGGCAGCGCTGGTTCAATCTGAAACGCACCGGCGAGGCCAGGAACGTACTTTCAGCCATACCTGCAAAGCAGCCATGGGCCGGGGATGAGCAATTGCTGTACCCCATCCCTCCGAAAGATATCAACTTTAATCACCGGTTAAAACAGAACCCGGGCTACTGA